Below is a genomic region from Argiope bruennichi chromosome 11, qqArgBrue1.1, whole genome shotgun sequence.
ttaattaatgtattatgtttttgtattagatttataaataattgtaaaactggtAAAGTTAATAATTCTACAGGTATAGTTGAACCTATAActtcaaaggaaagaatttttgctcgtaatattattgtaaaatatgttcaaactgtattttttgatgctgaaatCAATTGTATAAGGTCAAACCAACCAATGCCAAAGAAAAGCCCACTATCAGCACTTTGTCCATTCATTGATAAGGACGGGTTGCTCAGAGTGGGAGGGCgtcttcaaaatgcatctttgcagtataatgcaaaacatcctatcatattacctaaccagcataaattaagtattctgattgtacaatattttcatattttaaatttgcatgcatgtggtaatttgttaatgggtattttacgccaaacattttggatattaaatgttaaaagaatagttagaaaatgtgtattaaattgtgTTGTATGTTGTAGATTTAGAAGTAATATGTCAAAACAAAAAATGGGAGATCTTCCTGAGGGACGAGTGACTCTCAACAGACCATTTTTTGTCTGTGGTATTGATTATGCAGGTCCAATTTCTATATTGAAACACCGAGGCAGAGGAGCCAAAACAACGAAAGGTTATATGGTTGTATTTGTATGCTTTGCTACGAAGGCTTTACATTTAGAATTGGTTACGGATTACACGTCCGATTCCTTTATTGCTGCATTGAAACGTTTTTGCTCAAGAAGGAGCACACCTAAACATATTCATTCGGACAATGGGACTAATTTTTTAGGAGCTAAAAGGAAGTTCAAAGATTTATACAaccatttatctaaaattaatctaGATCAAAATGTTTCGTATTTTCTTTCTCAACAGGAAATTGAATGGCATACTATCCCTCCTTTGAGTCCGCATTTTGGTGGACTCTGGGAAGCTGGTGTAAAATcggtaaaatttcacttaaagcgAGTTTTAGGAAATTCAAACTTAACTTTTGAAGAACTTTATACTTTATTAACTCAAATAGAGGCGATATTAAACTCAAGACCCCTAGTTGGTGCAGATAATGATGATGTAGATAACTTAAATGTTCTAACACCATCTCATTTTATAATTGGAGATGTAATTTATAGTCCACCTGAGACACTGGAAGTGTCTACACTTTCATTGAGGAAGCGCTGGGATATtgtccaaaaaatgaaattaaatttttggaaaagatggCATATCGATTATTTGAGCTCATTACAAAATaggagaaaatggaaaaattgttatccaaacattaaaatcggtgatattgcaattattaaagaagacaatATTCCCCCAGCAACATGGCCTCTTGGTAAGGTTGTAGCTATACATCCTGGTAAGGATGGGGCCATAAGAGTAGtaacattaaaaactttgaaagggcTTTTTAAAAGGCCTATAGTTAAACTGTGTATTTTACCTGTGCATCAAGAATGACTTCTTGATGGGTGGGagtatgtttatgtgattttattatttataatattttgtttttatttaattactttatttgtatttttgtttctttgtatatgtattcatacagtaaagattaatactgaacatagatggcgcagtatgcgctaacccatgtgtatgtttggaatgtgggggaagcgcacttaagctgttttttGTAAAGACTtgaccctgagagttggtgtgtaactggtgcaagtaggcaccgctcgctcttttgttagcggcaaaaagaagtattcgttcgctctttgttagcggcaatttctactttaattgtatatagtattatgtgttaccttatatgtgtgaagtcatcgtccatgtgttgttatatgtgtgtgtgtgcaaaataaataagaaaagagacaagaaagcatctttccttggcttaaatacacacaaccagctctacaaaatgtctataaaatggTAATTTGGTCTGCAGTAAATTcattactgaataattattgcaaaaaattaaatgacagttTGAGAAGCTCTTTTAaaactggaaagaaaagaaaatttgataaatttagtaaagatatttctaacaaagtaatgataaaatatatagttaaataaggaagctcttctaatgtttcaaagatttatttgatattttttgaagtgtcaatagaatagaatactgtttcgtgaaatattgtttttattgctttcttggagttgacgccacggcaaatattcttaaaaccctttttgtatggaattgttttgaaattaatcaacaattttttcattcaatttttgctaaatagttttaaatctaggggagatacacctactgggaaacctgccctgcatataatgcaaaaaaggtaatgcataccaagcgCCGTACCTCCAGGGTGATTTGGAAAGGgactgcattttaattattaatgaattctacaatatatgtgtgttgaattgcatgatatggaagtatatgaaatgatattaacaagtgaaaagtaatttctccTGACTTTCTAGCGCACAGAGACTTAACGTTAAGGGAATGAAATGTACCGTCTCGTTCTGACGTCACG
It encodes:
- the LOC129956842 gene encoding uncharacterized protein LOC129956842; this translates as MDDPKRYKEHITQIKVARGKVKASLTRLEHSADELESRNEVVIRLQRFRSNMSKQKMGDLPEGRVTLNRPFFVCGIDYAGPISILKHRGRGAKTTKGYMVVFVCFATKALHLELVTDYTSDSFIAALKRFCSRRSTPKHIHSDNGTNFLGAKRKFKDLYNHLSKINLDQNVSYFLSQQEIEWHTIPPLSPHFGGLWEAGVKSVKFHLKRVLGNSNLTFEELYTLLTQIEAILNSRPLVGADNDDVDNLNVLTPSHFIIGDLNRLASQSQRNPYGMGESIMNRTFHSSEPGSPMRKIDEDEEQTRDVGVCSRVTRPLNKSVQSFQRLLSGL